In one window of Candidatus Avedoeria danica DNA:
- a CDS encoding CAP domain-containing protein — MAPRPARPNRAAALSVVRAAAAAAAAVAVALFALPSLPITAHPAHRALADEAATAAAAEGMLTRLNAARTANGLRPYRSSPLLADVAAGHAREVAEHNHYSHTGLDGRSAKQRMADAGYGAGHGGVRTSENFVARATVDEGFQWLMDDPGHRPNMLDATFREVGVGAAPTRFGFVWVLDFGTYDGVDDVPAAVPVTATSVATAPPTAAATEVVTATAEVTSTTSLTATAALTASLPSSSTQPMTDTVAVATTAALTPTAVAAGPTAGAAPSTAPAAPPTRISAVAVGVGVVALLAVVGLLALASTGWGTGRRR, encoded by the coding sequence ATGGCCCCACGTCCCGCCCGTCCGAACCGGGCCGCCGCGCTTTCCGTGGTGCGCGCAGCCGCGGCCGCGGCCGCAGCCGTTGCCGTGGCGTTGTTCGCTCTGCCGTCGCTGCCGATCACCGCCCATCCTGCCCACCGCGCCCTCGCCGACGAAGCCGCCACCGCCGCCGCCGCCGAGGGCATGCTCACCCGCTTGAACGCCGCCCGCACGGCCAACGGGCTGCGGCCGTACCGCTCGTCGCCGCTCCTCGCCGACGTCGCGGCTGGCCACGCCCGCGAAGTCGCCGAGCACAACCACTACTCGCACACCGGCCTTGACGGTCGCTCGGCCAAGCAGCGGATGGCCGACGCCGGCTATGGCGCCGGGCACGGCGGCGTGCGCACGAGCGAGAACTTCGTCGCCCGCGCGACGGTGGACGAAGGGTTCCAGTGGTTGATGGACGATCCGGGCCATCGACCGAACATGCTCGACGCTACGTTCCGCGAGGTCGGGGTGGGGGCAGCGCCCACGCGTTTCGGCTTCGTGTGGGTGCTCGACTTCGGGACGTACGACGGCGTCGACGACGTGCCGGCCGCGGTCCCGGTGACGGCCACGTCGGTCGCCACGGCGCCGCCAACGGCCGCGGCGACGGAAGTCGTCACCGCGACGGCCGAAGTCACTTCGACGACGTCGCTGACGGCGACGGCGGCGCTCACCGCGTCGCTGCCGTCCAGTAGCACGCAGCCGATGACGGACACCGTCGCCGTGGCGACGACGGCGGCGTTGACGCCGACTGCCGTGGCGGCCGGCCCGACCGCGGGTGCGGCCCCGTCGACCGCACCCGCCGCACCGCCGACGCGGATATCGGCCGTGGCCGTCGGAGTCGGTGTCGTCGCGCTGCTGGCCGTCGTCGGCCTGCTCGCGCTTGCGTCGACGGGGTGGGGAACCGGGCGACGCCGCTGA
- a CDS encoding S8 family serine peptidase produces the protein MRLLHGRASGSPLGRAGALAVVLLALSPTASERSAMAVGARARPAAVHASSRPPAQPLSPPAAVPQSPPQSPPPAPPSTLRPMIVRVHATEPADAIAIRVGVAADSGRLARRSRRADVWAALVAAGEADLASLDNVLAALERTGHVARIERFPVGHAVAVLADDTAAIRLRAAPGVLDVAVEGRHRLASTGTRSVSIVPPAPDAAGRLAAVGAPEAWRRGITGDGVVIAVFDAGVDWLHPALGSRYRGRDGDHAYDWADFVGYTNRPGDGLGHGTGVAALAVGADRAHAYGVAPSAEWIAVRAFDDQGAAGDAILLRSAEWLMAPTNLKLQEPRPDLAPDVINASWTLENGVDPLFAPILAAWRQLGITAVFAAGNDDSDIGPSGTIRMPAAAADAIAVGAVDDAGRSWRRSLGGPTWDGRIKPDVVAPGVEVFTAGLDSGFDRKDGTSMAAPQVSGAAALMLAAQPDLTPDDVAQILRRTATDAGAAGPDPQYGFGRLAADRAAAAAALSGRVVGRISGADGPVPLARVTLGEGAFSWTAFSDASGAFGMAVPAGRWPIAVRAPGWRASPTNPATVGVEDDVTTAIDVQLEAASGTVLSGTVVDAFGAPLGGARVEAVDAGTDPSAVALAPPPAPDTGSVPPAADAPVSTVVDPAGRFTLRVPPDTALLRVRAAGHRAITATVPAAGPWHAALSAAPRILLVDADAWMGDGQRIWPYAARALDTAGYARGNAVDVWTIDAPKDPLPPPAERSPYDIVVWSHLFGSPGSLERLRGDQGVTDWLTAWVAAGRRLLVTGQDIGQWDSGEGSARLAPTFFRDILGARFVATDAATNTAAGLDFLGGLSIRLASPGAYPKGGRHKPDVVAVAVPEARPILSYRGGDAAGVAVDSPVGRRAYVAFGPESAGDPAALARLFGGLIGWLTPPRLTVRADPAIVRTGGAVDLMVAAMGPRVATDAALRLERPLWLVVAADGLPAGWALAEDGALTWRGRLPADTPARWTIPATVHALAAGRQIVTATLTAAGAPITATTAVEVAAPRLSSGSSLEVVPARLAAPGPVRVVLKVVNDGTLVAVAPLVRIGQLPVGLRPLTETLTASLGTAAWLPDPNDGVLWTGDLAPNVIVTVAFEAVVDATAGEQAVVRATIDTNAVDRVMLSGGVRIGGPVLTLAGPMRSAPAVWVAGRAAVLTAPLVNLGRAAAETTVRLALPPGIEPPERPNGRWDATTRVLTVRITVPPGATLALDVPLVITADASPGARSIRLHADDGLAPPNVWTADFTTEVRRFDLRPSRLVVAPDTVGSGQPTSVTLFVGNFGDAAVDAHAALALPPSLVADERSVRVTGGQVQWDVASVAWDVRIPPAAEDYVAVPDRRTTDWPPSPGGSALPAADGAGLRPPVPVGVPVPFFAEVVTRTWVTDDGLIAFAPPVQRPDPALGPAAAGVPAIAVLWRPGRVLGSPRIQRSGDGFAILWLAPGAHPDPVAAASLDQDGTIRLWIAPDAPVSGAILGLHAADGRTLSIAAAEVVGTPLRLTSPGGWARLALDAVPGSSLSANSQLRLNAVLSSEGVGDTSVAATVLVNRLTFDPTELTLSTDAPVPGRPFSAELSVATDGRIAARDADIRIQLPAGVELVSGSQSPELRVVEDELVWQGRVEPGQVIPFAWQMALRPMVPDGTRLVVLARVRAKDVPRTDFRAVATVRQRPVATISKRASRSAARPGENITWVLRALNTNPTAARLTLADTLPGGLTFESDSARASLGPRPVWDAATRTLRWTGDVPPGSAVEVTFDTRFAGQPATWVSNVLEVTSADGARLTTAANVLGASGRVYLPLASSRP, from the coding sequence ATGCGCTTGCTCCACGGCCGCGCGTCCGGCTCGCCCCTCGGGCGGGCCGGCGCGCTGGCCGTCGTACTCCTCGCCTTGTCGCCGACCGCCTCCGAGCGGTCGGCGATGGCCGTTGGGGCGCGCGCGCGCCCCGCGGCGGTGCATGCTTCGTCCCGGCCGCCCGCGCAGCCGTTGTCACCGCCCGCCGCAGTCCCGCAGTCACCGCCGCAGTCACCGCCGCCGGCGCCCCCTTCGACGCTCCGGCCGATGATCGTGCGCGTCCATGCAACCGAGCCGGCCGACGCCATCGCGATCCGCGTCGGCGTTGCCGCCGACAGCGGCCGCCTGGCCCGCCGCTCCCGCCGCGCCGACGTTTGGGCGGCCCTCGTGGCGGCCGGTGAGGCGGACCTCGCGTCGCTGGACAACGTGCTGGCCGCACTCGAGCGCACCGGCCATGTCGCGCGCATCGAGCGGTTTCCGGTCGGGCACGCCGTTGCCGTGCTGGCCGACGACACAGCCGCGATACGCCTGCGGGCCGCGCCCGGCGTGCTCGATGTCGCCGTCGAGGGCCGACACCGGCTCGCTTCCACGGGGACGCGTTCGGTGAGCATCGTTCCGCCGGCGCCGGATGCCGCCGGTCGGCTCGCTGCGGTCGGCGCGCCGGAGGCGTGGCGGCGCGGCATCACCGGCGACGGCGTCGTCATCGCCGTCTTCGATGCGGGTGTGGACTGGCTGCATCCGGCGCTGGGCAGCCGCTACCGCGGCCGCGATGGCGACCATGCCTACGATTGGGCCGACTTCGTCGGGTACACGAACCGACCCGGCGATGGCCTCGGCCACGGCACGGGCGTCGCCGCGCTGGCCGTCGGCGCGGACCGCGCGCACGCGTACGGCGTTGCGCCGTCGGCGGAGTGGATTGCGGTGCGCGCGTTCGACGACCAGGGCGCAGCAGGTGACGCGATCCTGCTTCGCAGCGCCGAATGGCTGATGGCCCCGACGAACCTGAAGCTGCAGGAACCTCGCCCCGACCTCGCCCCTGATGTCATCAACGCCTCGTGGACGCTCGAAAACGGCGTCGACCCGCTGTTTGCGCCCATCTTGGCGGCATGGCGTCAGCTCGGGATCACGGCGGTCTTTGCCGCGGGCAACGACGACAGCGACATCGGCCCGTCCGGGACGATCCGGATGCCGGCCGCCGCGGCGGATGCGATCGCCGTCGGCGCGGTCGACGATGCGGGGCGATCTTGGCGCCGCTCGCTTGGCGGTCCGACATGGGACGGCCGGATCAAGCCCGACGTCGTCGCCCCGGGCGTCGAGGTGTTCACCGCCGGTCTCGATTCCGGCTTCGATCGCAAGGACGGCACGTCGATGGCCGCGCCGCAGGTCAGCGGCGCCGCGGCGTTGATGCTCGCTGCCCAGCCGGACCTGACGCCGGACGATGTCGCCCAGATCCTGCGACGAACCGCGACGGATGCCGGTGCTGCCGGCCCCGACCCGCAGTACGGCTTCGGGCGCCTGGCCGCCGATCGAGCGGCCGCCGCCGCGGCGCTCAGCGGGCGGGTCGTCGGACGGATCAGCGGTGCGGACGGTCCCGTTCCGCTCGCCCGCGTGACGCTCGGCGAGGGCGCATTCAGTTGGACCGCCTTCTCCGACGCCAGCGGCGCGTTCGGCATGGCCGTCCCGGCAGGCCGCTGGCCGATCGCGGTGCGCGCCCCCGGCTGGCGCGCAAGCCCCACGAACCCGGCGACGGTCGGCGTCGAGGACGATGTCACGACGGCGATCGATGTCCAGCTCGAAGCCGCGTCGGGCACGGTGCTCAGCGGAACGGTCGTCGACGCCTTCGGTGCGCCGCTCGGAGGGGCGCGGGTCGAGGCTGTGGATGCCGGTACGGATCCATCGGCCGTCGCGCTCGCGCCGCCGCCGGCGCCGGACACCGGCAGCGTCCCGCCGGCCGCCGACGCCCCTGTCTCGACGGTGGTGGATCCCGCCGGCCGCTTCACGTTGCGCGTGCCGCCCGACACTGCGCTGCTCCGCGTGCGGGCGGCCGGCCATCGAGCGATCACCGCCACCGTCCCGGCCGCCGGCCCGTGGCACGCGGCGCTCAGCGCGGCGCCGCGCATCCTGCTCGTCGATGCCGACGCCTGGATGGGCGACGGCCAGCGGATCTGGCCGTACGCGGCGCGCGCGCTCGACACTGCCGGCTATGCACGCGGCAATGCCGTCGACGTTTGGACGATCGATGCGCCGAAGGATCCGCTTCCGCCGCCCGCCGAACGATCGCCGTACGACATCGTCGTCTGGTCCCATCTCTTCGGCTCGCCGGGCAGTCTCGAGCGGCTTCGTGGCGATCAAGGGGTCACCGACTGGCTCACGGCGTGGGTCGCGGCCGGCCGCCGGCTGCTCGTCACCGGCCAGGACATCGGGCAGTGGGATTCGGGCGAAGGATCGGCCCGCCTGGCGCCGACGTTCTTTCGCGACATCCTCGGCGCGCGTTTCGTCGCCACCGACGCCGCGACGAACACCGCGGCCGGCCTCGACTTCCTCGGCGGCCTCAGCATCCGGCTGGCGTCGCCCGGCGCGTATCCCAAGGGCGGCCGCCACAAGCCTGACGTCGTCGCGGTCGCAGTTCCGGAGGCACGCCCGATTCTCAGTTACCGCGGCGGCGACGCCGCCGGCGTGGCCGTCGACTCACCTGTCGGGCGGCGCGCGTATGTTGCCTTCGGCCCCGAGAGCGCAGGCGACCCGGCCGCACTGGCGCGCCTGTTCGGCGGCCTGATCGGCTGGCTGACACCGCCCCGACTCACCGTCAGGGCCGATCCGGCCATCGTGCGCACCGGTGGCGCCGTCGATCTGATGGTGGCCGCCATGGGTCCCCGCGTCGCCACCGACGCCGCGCTGCGCCTCGAACGACCGCTTTGGCTGGTCGTGGCCGCGGACGGCCTGCCGGCGGGCTGGGCGCTGGCCGAGGACGGCGCGCTGACGTGGCGCGGCCGCTTGCCGGCCGACACGCCGGCCCGCTGGACGATCCCTGCCACCGTGCATGCATTGGCCGCCGGTCGCCAGATCGTGACCGCCACGTTGACCGCCGCCGGCGCACCGATCACGGCCACGACGGCCGTCGAGGTCGCTGCGCCGCGGCTGTCGTCCGGGTCGTCGCTCGAAGTCGTTCCCGCGCGGCTGGCCGCTCCCGGTCCCGTCCGCGTCGTCCTCAAGGTCGTCAACGACGGAACGCTCGTCGCGGTGGCACCACTCGTTCGGATCGGGCAGCTGCCCGTCGGACTCCGACCGCTGACGGAAACGCTGACCGCCTCGCTCGGCACAGCCGCCTGGCTGCCCGACCCCAACGACGGGGTGCTTTGGACCGGCGACCTGGCGCCGAACGTCATCGTCACCGTTGCGTTCGAAGCCGTTGTGGACGCCACGGCCGGGGAGCAGGCCGTCGTCCGGGCCACGATCGACACGAATGCCGTCGATCGTGTGATGCTGAGCGGCGGCGTTCGAATCGGCGGACCTGTGCTGACGCTCGCCGGGCCGATGCGCTCGGCGCCGGCCGTATGGGTGGCCGGGCGGGCCGCCGTGCTGACGGCGCCCCTCGTGAACCTCGGCCGCGCCGCCGCCGAGACGACCGTCCGGCTGGCGCTGCCGCCCGGCATCGAACCACCCGAGCGTCCGAACGGCCGCTGGGATGCGACGACGCGCGTGCTGACCGTGCGGATCACCGTACCGCCCGGCGCGACGTTGGCGCTCGACGTGCCGCTCGTCATCACGGCCGATGCATCGCCCGGTGCCCGCTCCATCCGGCTGCACGCGGACGACGGCCTTGCGCCGCCGAACGTGTGGACGGCCGACTTCACCACGGAAGTCCGGCGCTTCGATCTCCGGCCATCAAGGCTCGTCGTGGCGCCGGACACCGTCGGCTCCGGCCAGCCGACGAGCGTCACGCTGTTCGTCGGCAACTTCGGTGATGCTGCCGTGGATGCGCATGCCGCGCTCGCGCTGCCGCCCTCGCTCGTGGCCGACGAGCGAAGCGTCCGCGTCACCGGCGGCCAGGTGCAGTGGGATGTCGCCAGCGTGGCGTGGGATGTCCGCATTCCGCCGGCAGCCGAGGACTACGTCGCCGTTCCGGACCGTCGGACCACCGACTGGCCACCCTCCCCCGGCGGCTCGGCGCTCCCGGCCGCCGATGGCGCCGGCTTGCGCCCGCCCGTTCCGGTCGGCGTCCCGGTGCCGTTCTTCGCGGAGGTCGTAACGCGCACCTGGGTGACGGACGACGGCCTGATCGCCTTCGCGCCGCCGGTGCAGCGTCCTGACCCGGCGCTCGGCCCGGCGGCGGCCGGCGTGCCGGCCATCGCGGTGCTGTGGCGGCCGGGCCGAGTGCTCGGTTCGCCGCGCATCCAGCGGTCCGGAGACGGCTTCGCCATCCTCTGGTTGGCGCCAGGGGCCCACCCGGACCCCGTCGCCGCCGCCTCGCTCGATCAGGACGGCACGATTAGGTTGTGGATCGCCCCCGACGCGCCCGTGAGCGGCGCGATCCTCGGCCTGCACGCGGCGGACGGGCGAACACTGTCGATTGCCGCCGCGGAGGTCGTGGGCACGCCGCTCCGCCTGACATCGCCCGGCGGCTGGGCCCGACTCGCGTTGGACGCGGTGCCCGGCTCCAGCCTGAGCGCGAACAGCCAGCTGCGCTTGAACGCCGTGCTCTCCTCGGAGGGAGTCGGCGACACATCCGTCGCGGCGACGGTGCTCGTCAATCGTCTGACGTTCGATCCGACCGAGCTCACGCTGTCGACGGACGCGCCCGTGCCCGGACGGCCGTTCTCGGCCGAGCTGTCCGTTGCCACCGACGGCCGGATCGCGGCCCGCGACGCCGACATCCGGATCCAGTTGCCGGCGGGCGTCGAACTCGTGTCCGGCTCGCAGTCGCCGGAGCTGCGGGTCGTCGAGGACGAGCTGGTCTGGCAGGGGCGCGTCGAGCCCGGACAGGTCATTCCGTTTGCTTGGCAGATGGCGCTGCGGCCCATGGTGCCGGACGGGACGCGCCTCGTCGTTCTCGCCCGAGTCCGCGCCAAGGACGTGCCGCGGACGGACTTTCGCGCCGTCGCCACGGTCCGGCAGCGCCCCGTGGCGACGATCTCGAAGCGCGCCTCGCGCAGCGCCGCCCGGCCCGGCGAGAACATCACGTGGGTGCTGCGGGCGCTGAACACCAACCCGACGGCCGCTCGCCTCACACTCGCGGATACGTTGCCCGGCGGCCTGACCTTTGAGTCCGACTCGGCGCGCGCGTCGCTCGGCCCGCGGCCGGTCTGGGACGCCGCAACCCGCACGCTTCGCTGGACGGGCGACGTGCCGCCCGGGAGCGCGGTCGAGGTGACGTTCGACACGCGCTTCGCCGGCCAGCCGGCGACGTGGGTGTCGAACGTGCTCGAGGTCACATCGGCCGACGGGGCGCGCCTCACAACGGCGGCCAATGTGCTTGGCGCATCCGGCCGCGTCTACCTGCCGCTGGCGTCGAGCCGGCCGTAG
- a CDS encoding CTP synthase has protein sequence MDPKTRYIFVTGGVTSSLGKGILAAAVGRLLKARGVRVSIQKLDPYINVDPGTMSPFEHGEVFVLEQGAETDLDLGHYERFIDEDLPPAANITTGQVYSEVIARERRGDYLGKTVQTIPHITNEIKRRIRLAAAQSGADVQIVEIGGTVGDIESLPFLEAIRQMRIDIGPPNVLYIHLTLLPYLEATGELKTKPTQHSVKELRGIGINPDVIVARSDKPVADDLRHKIALFTDVPVEAVVPAVTSDTIYSVPLELEAAGLGDLVVRHFGLNVGPPELSQWRDLVDRIRAPKPCFTVALVGKYVELHDAYKSVEEALQHAGWGEGVRFQIAWIDSEDLERGRNLDALERADGIIVPGGFGSRGIEGKIAAARHARTQRVPYLGLCLGLQIMVIELGRYALGTDDANSTEFDPATKNPVIDLLPEQLNVTDMGGTMRLGAWPCRLVPGTRAAAAYDTELITERHRHRFEVNPAYLSRLVEAGLVVSGLYTERDLVDVAELADHPFMVGSQFHPEFKSRPLRPHPLFRAFARAVVTAGRARADAPPAAMTATVNVGEPVEAPRNGAAAVERAEA, from the coding sequence GTGGATCCAAAGACGCGCTACATCTTCGTGACCGGGGGCGTGACGAGTTCGCTTGGCAAGGGCATCCTCGCCGCCGCCGTCGGCCGCCTGCTCAAGGCGCGCGGCGTGCGGGTGTCGATCCAGAAGCTCGACCCGTACATCAACGTCGATCCCGGAACGATGAGCCCGTTCGAGCACGGCGAGGTCTTCGTCCTCGAGCAGGGCGCCGAGACCGACCTCGACCTCGGCCACTACGAGCGCTTCATCGACGAGGACCTGCCGCCGGCCGCCAACATCACGACCGGCCAGGTCTACTCGGAGGTCATCGCCCGGGAGCGGCGGGGGGATTACCTCGGCAAGACGGTTCAGACGATCCCGCACATCACGAACGAGATCAAGCGCCGCATCCGCCTTGCCGCGGCGCAGTCCGGCGCCGACGTCCAGATCGTCGAGATCGGCGGCACGGTCGGCGACATCGAGTCGCTGCCGTTTCTCGAGGCGATCCGGCAGATGCGGATCGACATCGGTCCGCCGAACGTCCTCTACATCCACCTGACGCTCCTGCCGTACCTCGAGGCGACGGGCGAGCTCAAGACGAAGCCCACCCAGCATTCCGTCAAGGAGCTACGCGGCATCGGCATCAACCCGGACGTCATCGTCGCGCGGTCGGACAAGCCGGTGGCGGATGACCTGCGGCACAAGATCGCCCTCTTCACCGACGTCCCCGTCGAGGCCGTCGTGCCGGCCGTCACGTCCGACACGATCTACAGCGTCCCCCTCGAACTCGAGGCCGCCGGCCTCGGGGATCTCGTCGTCCGCCATTTCGGCCTGAACGTCGGGCCGCCCGAACTCAGCCAGTGGCGCGACCTCGTCGACCGCATCCGCGCCCCCAAGCCCTGCTTCACCGTCGCCCTCGTCGGAAAGTACGTCGAGCTGCACGACGCGTACAAGAGCGTCGAAGAGGCGCTGCAGCACGCCGGCTGGGGCGAAGGGGTGCGGTTCCAGATTGCATGGATCGATTCGGAGGACCTCGAACGCGGCCGCAACCTCGACGCCCTCGAGCGGGCCGACGGCATCATCGTCCCGGGCGGGTTCGGCAGCCGCGGCATCGAGGGGAAGATCGCCGCGGCGCGCCACGCCCGGACGCAGCGGGTGCCCTACCTCGGTCTCTGCCTCGGCCTGCAGATCATGGTCATCGAGCTCGGCCGCTACGCGCTCGGCACGGACGACGCCAACTCGACCGAGTTCGACCCGGCCACGAAGAACCCCGTCATCGACCTCTTGCCCGAACAGTTGAACGTCACGGACATGGGCGGGACGATGCGCCTCGGCGCCTGGCCGTGTCGCCTCGTGCCCGGCACGCGCGCCGCCGCTGCGTACGACACCGAGCTGATCACGGAGCGCCACCGTCATCGCTTCGAGGTGAACCCGGCGTACCTCTCCAGGCTCGTGGAGGCCGGCCTCGTCGTGAGCGGTCTCTACACCGAGCGCGATCTCGTCGACGTGGCCGAGTTGGCCGATCACCCGTTCATGGTCGGCAGCCAGTTCCATCCGGAGTTCAAGAGCCGCCCGCTGCGACCGCACCCGCTGTTCCGCGCGTTCGCACGGGCGGTCGTGACGGCGGGCCGCGCGCGGGCCGACGCGCCGCCCGCGGCGATGACGGCCACCGTCAACGTCGGCGAACCTGTCGAGGCGCCCCGCAATGGCGCCGCGGCGGTCGAGCGGGCCGAGGCATGA
- the efp gene encoding elongation factor P — MIEAAQLRRGMVVDLDGALYECIDQSLIKMGRGGATVKAKIRNLDSGAQFERSFNSNERLQDIRLENRRVQYLYTDGDLFHFMDLESYEQPVIPRDQIGDAAPWLIENMELQLAMHEGKAIRIELPTTIDIEVAEAPPGFKGDTSSGGTKPVKLANGLMVNVPFFVETGSILRIDTRTGAYVTRVKGA; from the coding sequence ATGATCGAAGCCGCTCAACTGCGCCGGGGTATGGTCGTCGACCTGGACGGCGCCTTGTACGAGTGTATCGACCAGAGCCTAATCAAGATGGGCCGCGGCGGCGCAACCGTCAAGGCCAAGATCCGCAACCTCGATAGCGGCGCCCAGTTCGAGCGCTCGTTCAACTCAAACGAGCGCCTTCAGGACATCCGGCTAGAGAACCGCCGCGTGCAATACCTCTACACCGACGGCGACCTGTTCCACTTCATGGACCTCGAGTCCTACGAGCAGCCGGTGATCCCCCGCGACCAGATCGGCGACGCCGCGCCCTGGCTCATCGAGAACATGGAGCTGCAGCTGGCGATGCACGAGGGCAAGGCCATCCGCATCGAGCTGCCGACGACCATCGACATCGAGGTCGCCGAGGCGCCGCCGGGGTTCAAGGGCGACACGTCCTCGGGCGGCACCAAGCCCGTCAAGCTGGCGAACGGCTTGATGGTGAACGTGCCGTTCTTCGTCGAGACCGGTTCGATCCTGCGGATCGACACCCGGACCGGGGCGTACGTGACGCGGGTCAAAGGCGCATAG